The following coding sequences lie in one Catharus ustulatus isolate bCatUst1 chromosome 5, bCatUst1.pri.v2, whole genome shotgun sequence genomic window:
- the LOC116996418 gene encoding uncharacterized protein LOC116996418 translates to MVTGTASGACAMATKRGGRARGTRNTEVSVIGAESPEAKRGRSRKQSDSSNESEVGGSSSEGAETSDSEGDQDTRGGVSKGRATSVRAVGRRGQDRSGHTPGALQAETGRAQAGGVSLSADTVSLSSEPPLPWQPSRQSLMKVIAESVSRNLHELCETLKRFPDSSEKISSKKVKQKAQSTLTGQTTSGKTLTMQDFFPTSYKKSSSKKKLQESPKEQQGDTLCITASEGIPAWAAGASASGQGQSIMTPKEIIKAFLQHMGASLESYPEMRTEFPQIFRTTQESQIVVPQPRPETAQRIQVPAIPTHKHSSGTADGEGHCRS, encoded by the coding sequence ATGGTAACAGGGACAGCGTCGGGCGCGTGCGCGATGGCGACGAAGCGCGGTGGGCGTGCGCGCGGAACGCGAAACACGGAAGTGTCAGTTATAGGGGCGGAGAGTCCGGAAGCGAAGAGGGGGCggagcagaaaacaaagtgacAGCTCAAATGAGAGCGAAGTAGGCGGGTCTAGCTCGGAGGGGGCTGAGACAAGCGACAGTGAGGGAGATCAGGATACGAGAGGAGGCGTGTCCAAGGGCAGGGCTACGTCGGTGCGAGCAGTGGGGAGGCGTGGTCAGGATAGAAGCGGCCACACCCCCGGGGCTCTGCAAGCGGAGACGGGGCGTGCCCAGGCAGGAGGCGTTTCCCTCAGTGCAGACACAGTTAGTCTCAGCAGCGAGCCTCCTCTTCCATGGCAACCAAGTAGACAGTCTCTCATGAAGGTAATAGCTGAAAGTGTCTCACGCAATTTGCACGAACTGTGTGAAACTTTGAAGAGATTCCCAGattcatcagaaaaaataagcagcaaAAAGGTGAAACAAAAAGCACAGTCAACCCTAACGGGGCAAACAACTAGTGGTAAAACCTTAACAATGCAAGACTTTTTTCCAACTTCTTACAAAAAATCCTCTTCCAAGAAAAAGTTGCAGGAAAGTCCAAAAGAACAACAGGGTGATACATTGTGTATCACAGCGTCGGAGGGGATTCCGGCATGGGCAGCAGGTGCTAGTGCATCAGGCCAAGGACAATCAATTATGACTCCAAAAGAAATTATCAAAGCTTTTTTGCAGCACATGGGAGCAAGCTTGGAATCTTATCCAGAGATGAGGACAGAATTTCCGCAGATTTTCCGGACAACTCAAGAGTCGCAGATCGTTGTTCCACAGCCAAGAccagaaacagcacagagaatACA